In one window of Frigoriglobus tundricola DNA:
- a CDS encoding TIGR02996 domain-containing protein: MSDEDVFVHSILSNPDDDTLRLVFADWLEEHDRASHAELIRVQCELARLPKRSRKSEEKTRRQELAAREKELLRQPEFFPTWPVGTPKPSYDAFNYDIFKQSPDAPKLEYERGFITAIRVLDDELMTPEWTLSPWHTLLREGKVLGIVLHPDQCGFRSPEQISRQVRNVPADLQLDRNYFELASQIYQEMAKNPSLCRVTRLQLFETDLTDGNLGVLARSPLLTQLREVWLDDCKISLDAMQALVTSPSIKQLRELFMDLTPILDSRRGSGVGQLWELVASSPNMASLERLWIDPLDNKGATALLKSPHLKGSLRLCPDLWGRGSRTWGKRTLTSVLGSTNVKALRERYPGTSF; the protein is encoded by the coding sequence ATGAGCGACGAAGACGTTTTCGTCCACAGCATCCTCAGTAACCCCGATGACGACACGTTGCGGTTAGTCTTTGCCGACTGGCTGGAGGAACACGACCGGGCGTCGCACGCCGAATTGATTCGGGTTCAATGCGAACTCGCCCGCCTACCGAAGAGGAGCCGAAAGTCCGAAGAGAAGACTCGCCGACAGGAACTTGCAGCGCGGGAAAAGGAACTACTGCGACAGCCCGAGTTCTTCCCCACTTGGCCAGTTGGGACACCGAAACCCAGTTACGACGCCTTCAATTACGACATCTTCAAGCAGAGTCCAGACGCCCCGAAGTTGGAGTATGAGCGTGGTTTCATCACCGCTATTCGAGTTCTCGATGATGAACTCATGACTCCTGAGTGGACTCTGTCGCCGTGGCACACGTTGCTCCGTGAAGGAAAAGTCTTGGGGATAGTACTGCATCCCGATCAGTGCGGATTTCGGAGTCCTGAGCAGATATCGAGGCAGGTACGGAATGTACCTGCGGACTTGCAGCTCGATCGGAACTACTTCGAGTTGGCGAGCCAGATCTATCAGGAAATGGCAAAGAATCCGAGCCTATGCCGAGTGACGCGACTCCAACTTTTCGAGACGGATCTTACCGATGGCAACTTGGGGGTTCTGGCACGCTCACCTTTGTTAACTCAATTGCGCGAAGTCTGGCTCGACGACTGCAAGATCAGTCTCGACGCAATGCAGGCGTTGGTCACGTCTCCTTCGATCAAGCAACTTCGTGAACTGTTCATGGACCTGACGCCCATTTTGGATAGTCGGCGCGGCAGTGGTGTCGGGCAACTGTGGGAACTCGTTGCTTCATCACCCAACATGGCGAGCCTGGAACGCCTCTGGATCGACCCTCTCGACAACAAGGGTGCCACAGCTCTGCTCAAATCCCCACACCTGAAGGGCTCGCTCCGGTTATGCCCGGACCTCTGGGGTAGGGGAAGCCGAACTTGGGGGAAACGAACACTGACCAGCGTACTCGGCTCGACCAACGTGAAAGCACTGCGCGAGCGATATCCCGGAACTTCTTTCTAA
- a CDS encoding SOS response-associated peptidase has translation MPARIVITSPVAELIARFELPAARPTEDQPQARYNVAPTQTVPVIRVTNGARELAHLRWGLIPHWNSDPAHEGFVNARAETVALKPSFRDAYRARRCLVPANGFYGWKPGPRRKQPYYFRPVGGGLFACAGIWDRWVGPNGLVESVSVLTMPANELVAAMDPRMPVVVGANRFSDWLDPDEARAAGVLEPLEPYPAERMECWPVSTRVNSPAEDDAGLLVPISVPF, from the coding sequence ATGCCCGCCCGAATCGTCATCACCAGCCCCGTCGCGGAACTGATCGCGCGGTTCGAACTGCCCGCCGCGCGGCCCACCGAAGATCAACCGCAGGCGCGGTACAACGTCGCGCCGACACAGACCGTTCCCGTGATCCGCGTGACGAACGGAGCGCGCGAACTCGCGCACCTACGCTGGGGGCTGATCCCGCACTGGAACTCGGACCCGGCGCACGAGGGTTTCGTCAACGCCCGCGCGGAAACCGTGGCGCTCAAGCCCTCGTTCCGGGACGCCTACCGCGCGCGGCGGTGCCTGGTTCCGGCCAACGGGTTTTACGGCTGGAAACCGGGTCCGAGACGGAAACAGCCCTATTACTTCCGGCCGGTGGGTGGCGGTCTGTTCGCGTGTGCCGGCATTTGGGACCGGTGGGTCGGTCCCAACGGACTGGTCGAATCGGTCTCGGTCCTGACAATGCCCGCGAACGAGCTGGTCGCCGCGATGGACCCCCGAATGCCCGTCGTTGTGGGCGCGAACCGCTTCTCCGACTGGCTCGACCCGGACGAAGCGCGGGCCGCCGGGGTACTGGAACCGCTCGAACCCTACCCGGCCGAACGAATGGAGTGCTGGCCCGTCAGCACCCGCGTGAACTCGCCCGCCGAAGACGACGCGGGGCTACTCGTACCGATTTCGGTGCCGTTCTAA
- a CDS encoding ArsR/SmtB family transcription factor, with product MRPSLEHDDLGVFRQSPGAGGGTHATGHTSHNQHTLAHNFVLIDRRRVPFANAICYNVTIDYSNCIILPFSNIARWKLATVALDLNSLEAVARLFGVLAEPTRLGLLQDLKAGPRSVSELVERLQAKQANVSKQLGILHAAGLVARARDGNVIRYSIAEPMIFELCELVCDKLRRDAERQLAALGATGTREESS from the coding sequence GTGCGGCCCTCGCTCGAACACGACGATCTCGGCGTCTTCCGCCAGTCGCCGGGCGCGGGTGGCGGCACTCATGCCACCGGCCACACCTCCCACAATCAGCACACGCTGGCCCACAATTTCGTCCTCATTGACCGGCGTCGCGTTCCGTTCGCGAATGCCATCTGCTACAATGTCACTATCGACTATAGCAATTGTATTATATTGCCATTTAGCAATATTGCAAGGTGGAAATTGGCTACGGTTGCGCTCGATTTGAATTCGCTGGAGGCTGTTGCCCGCTTATTCGGGGTGTTGGCGGAGCCGACTCGACTTGGGCTCCTTCAGGATTTGAAGGCCGGTCCTAGGTCCGTGTCGGAGCTGGTCGAGCGACTCCAGGCGAAGCAGGCAAATGTATCGAAGCAACTTGGCATCCTGCACGCGGCCGGGTTGGTTGCCCGCGCGCGCGACGGAAACGTGATACGATATTCGATCGCAGAACCGATGATCTTTGAACTGTGTGAGCTGGTGTGTGACAAACTGCGCCGCGATGCGGAGCGGCAACTGGCGGCACTCGGAGCCACCGGAACGCGCGAGGAGTCGTCTTAA
- a CDS encoding putative quinol monooxygenase, translated as MIHVVATITVQPGTRPAFLDVFRWLTPLVRAEAGCIEYLATVDVPTTLAVQDAPRPDVVTVIEKWETVEALYAHGVAPHMAEYREKVKDYFVSVKLQVTEPAF; from the coding sequence ATGATTCACGTCGTTGCGACCATTACCGTGCAGCCCGGCACGCGCCCCGCGTTCCTGGACGTGTTCCGCTGGCTCACGCCCCTCGTCCGCGCCGAGGCCGGGTGCATCGAGTACCTGGCGACGGTGGACGTGCCGACCACGCTCGCGGTGCAGGACGCGCCGCGCCCCGACGTCGTCACGGTGATCGAGAAATGGGAAACCGTCGAGGCGCTGTACGCCCACGGCGTGGCGCCTCACATGGCAGAGTACCGCGAGAAGGTAAAGGACTACTTCGTGAGTGTGAAGTTGCAGGTGACGGAACCGGCGTTTTGA
- a CDS encoding Gfo/Idh/MocA family protein, producing MSNVNRRAFLASAAVATAAAARLSGAESDRLRVGFVGVGSRGTALLRNFLDAKLGDVVAVCDTKPEHAKRAATLVTGAGQKEPALVEDWHKLLEAKDVRAVVAALPCDLHAACYLDTIAAGKDLYGEKPMCLTPADCDKVVKAAGASKQIVQIGFQRRADPRFIEPMKLIHQGELGDLVEGRIMWSNSWGPLGDWFGQRARSGDWMVEQACHNWDVINWACRGLPVRAMGLGRTGLFKSFQADRDVHDYYSAVVEYENGAIINILHSWVAPGQNGKFTKEFNDEYTRLNGVKAGIDFNSGVIAYRKELNVPDKVAHSATGAINNTKLGLEAFAASVASRKPPVATVEHGRDAVLACLLVREAVYQRKPITMKELRG from the coding sequence ATGTCGAACGTGAACCGCCGTGCGTTTCTCGCTTCCGCGGCCGTGGCGACGGCCGCGGCGGCGCGCCTCTCCGGGGCCGAATCGGACCGGCTCCGCGTCGGGTTCGTCGGCGTCGGGAGCCGCGGGACCGCCCTGCTCCGCAACTTCCTCGACGCGAAGCTCGGCGACGTGGTCGCCGTGTGCGACACCAAGCCCGAACACGCGAAGCGCGCCGCCACGCTCGTCACCGGCGCCGGGCAGAAGGAGCCGGCCCTGGTCGAGGACTGGCACAAGCTGCTCGAAGCGAAGGACGTCCGGGCCGTCGTCGCCGCGCTCCCGTGCGACCTGCACGCGGCGTGCTACCTCGACACGATCGCCGCCGGGAAAGACCTGTACGGCGAGAAGCCGATGTGCCTCACCCCGGCCGACTGCGACAAGGTGGTGAAAGCGGCCGGCGCCAGCAAGCAGATCGTCCAAATCGGGTTCCAGCGCCGCGCCGACCCCCGGTTCATCGAGCCCATGAAGCTCATCCACCAGGGCGAACTCGGCGATTTGGTGGAGGGCCGCATCATGTGGTCGAACTCGTGGGGGCCGCTGGGCGACTGGTTCGGCCAGCGCGCCCGCAGCGGGGACTGGATGGTGGAGCAGGCGTGCCACAACTGGGACGTGATCAACTGGGCGTGCCGCGGGCTGCCGGTGCGCGCGATGGGCCTTGGGCGGACCGGCCTCTTCAAATCGTTCCAGGCCGACCGCGACGTACACGACTACTACTCCGCGGTGGTGGAGTACGAAAACGGTGCGATCATCAACATCCTTCACTCCTGGGTCGCACCGGGCCAGAACGGCAAGTTCACAAAAGAGTTCAACGACGAGTACACGCGGCTCAACGGCGTGAAAGCCGGGATCGATTTCAACAGCGGGGTGATCGCGTACCGCAAGGAGTTGAACGTGCCGGACAAGGTCGCCCACTCCGCGACCGGCGCCATTAACAACACGAAGTTGGGGCTCGAAGCCTTCGCGGCGAGCGTGGCGAGTCGCAAACCGCCGGTGGCGACGGTCGAACACGGCCGCGACGCGGTTCTGGCGTGTCTTTTGGTGCGCGAGGCCGTTTACCAGCGCAAACCGATCACCATGAAGGAACTGCGCGGGTGA
- a CDS encoding putative sulfate exporter family transporter, translated as MKSWLRSEDVLAVLLGLLVIALSLGALTGANLLGWSVVVKEWTDPARALAPSAPTFAGLTGAGALGLSFAFLFVVLTAGAAFIGASPSRFAVRFAVLFALAFVCWVAGHNSYIAATPNKRAAAGVEWSLGLTGEAGYLIALVGGLLIGNVLPRAAVWFKDAARPELFIKTGIVIYGAVLGAKAAEESGRATAILFRGLAAIIEAYLIYWALVYLIARKLFGFSREWAAPLASGISICGVTAAITTGAAIRARPVVPVMVSSLVVVFAVFEMLLLPPLARMILPDDPMVAAGWMGLAVKTDGAAFSSGEMTAALYYPDETDPARKWMALTTTTVKVFIDVFIGIWAVVLSAIWSWKIEKREGGGLPVRDIWERFPKFVFGYALTFGWFFAVGLSPDLIVNVCSAIDLPRPDVTRDLKRGTDQADVFRRLFFVLTFFSIGLATNVRRLWAEGLGRLALVYVVSLFGFVIWIGLAISWLFFHGVPAVGGK; from the coding sequence ATGAAATCCTGGCTCCGGTCGGAAGACGTACTCGCCGTTCTGCTCGGCCTGCTGGTGATCGCTCTGAGCTTGGGGGCACTGACCGGGGCGAATCTGCTCGGGTGGTCGGTCGTCGTCAAGGAGTGGACCGATCCCGCGCGGGCGCTCGCGCCCTCGGCTCCGACGTTCGCGGGGCTCACCGGGGCCGGCGCGCTGGGCCTCTCGTTCGCGTTTCTATTCGTGGTTCTCACGGCCGGAGCCGCGTTCATCGGGGCGAGCCCGTCCCGGTTCGCGGTCCGGTTCGCGGTCCTGTTCGCGCTGGCGTTCGTGTGCTGGGTGGCCGGTCACAATTCGTACATCGCGGCCACGCCGAACAAGCGGGCGGCGGCCGGTGTGGAGTGGTCACTCGGGCTGACCGGTGAGGCCGGGTACCTGATTGCACTCGTCGGCGGGCTGCTCATCGGCAACGTCCTTCCGCGGGCGGCGGTGTGGTTCAAGGACGCCGCCCGGCCGGAACTGTTCATCAAGACCGGGATCGTGATCTACGGCGCGGTGCTCGGCGCGAAGGCGGCCGAAGAGTCCGGGCGCGCAACGGCCATCCTGTTCCGCGGACTGGCGGCGATCATTGAGGCGTATCTGATTTACTGGGCGCTGGTGTACCTGATCGCGCGGAAGCTGTTCGGGTTCAGCCGCGAGTGGGCCGCGCCGCTGGCCTCGGGCATCTCGATTTGTGGCGTCACCGCGGCCATCACCACCGGGGCCGCGATCCGCGCGCGGCCGGTGGTTCCGGTGATGGTGTCGTCGCTGGTGGTGGTGTTCGCGGTGTTCGAGATGTTGCTCCTCCCGCCCCTCGCCCGCATGATCCTGCCCGACGACCCGATGGTCGCGGCCGGGTGGATGGGGCTCGCCGTCAAAACCGACGGGGCGGCGTTCTCCAGCGGTGAAATGACGGCCGCGCTGTATTACCCGGACGAAACGGACCCGGCCCGGAAGTGGATGGCGCTGACGACCACAACGGTGAAGGTGTTCATCGACGTGTTCATCGGCATCTGGGCGGTCGTCCTCTCCGCGATCTGGTCGTGGAAGATCGAGAAGCGGGAGGGTGGCGGGCTGCCGGTGCGTGACATCTGGGAGCGGTTCCCGAAGTTCGTGTTCGGGTACGCGCTGACGTTCGGCTGGTTCTTCGCGGTCGGGCTGTCGCCGGACCTGATCGTCAACGTGTGCAGCGCGATCGATTTGCCGCGCCCGGACGTGACCCGCGATCTGAAGCGGGGCACCGATCAGGCGGACGTGTTCCGCCGACTGTTCTTCGTGCTGACGTTCTTCAGTATCGGGCTGGCGACGAACGTGCGCCGACTCTGGGCCGAAGGTTTGGGGCGGCTGGCGCTGGTATACGTGGTGAGCCTGTTCGGGTTCGTGATTTGGATCGGTCTGGCGATCTCGTGGTTGTTCTTCCACGGGGTGCCGGCTGTGGGGGGCAAGTGA
- a CDS encoding redoxin family protein, with protein MARMLATVVTVLALAHAPGRSADDVPRAKSPTDPMQGPWLFDEAVLKKRSELGRVRESVVSITGDTFTLSRLMGTKADLKGTLAFDAEKPGAVDLTLAELDLSELLPDYKVPAGTLRGRYRLTGERLTLCFSRHFAGPRPEAFEATADQYLVTLVRAPAGFKELPKEVKVTVIGADGKPAAGASVCQQMTHRDYEGRKDPLRWEYHAAVKCGTDGTVVIPREKIHFGTLIAQGPAETIGLAPLSPAVIATGACRIELQPQVRVSGSLTCDELTKAGQPIGWTACYLLSAGNVVAFHSSNNGRFEFLVPPGRYALQLYGSSMGTRFVDVTVPTNRGEYPIDPIALPVLAFALLKGKPAPELVGVVGWKGEKVSFADLKGKYVLVEFWGYWCGPCVGSMPTLIELHEKYADKGLAIVGVHMDIDGEVDTATKLDAKLVATRKELWKGKDMPFPSALVSGTRIGTGEDKQPGGAIAQFGIRGFPTCLLIDRDGKVVGEFNNRDVKLASEEIEKLLRKK; from the coding sequence ATGGCCCGGATGCTCGCCACCGTCGTGACCGTTCTGGCCCTGGCGCACGCCCCGGGCCGCTCCGCGGACGACGTGCCCCGAGCGAAGTCGCCGACGGACCCGATGCAGGGCCCGTGGTTGTTCGACGAGGCCGTGCTCAAGAAGCGGAGCGAGCTCGGCCGCGTGCGCGAGTCGGTCGTTTCGATCACAGGCGACACGTTCACGCTGTCCAGACTCATGGGCACCAAGGCCGACCTGAAGGGCACGCTCGCCTTCGATGCCGAGAAGCCGGGCGCGGTCGATCTCACACTCGCAGAACTCGACCTGTCCGAACTGCTCCCCGACTACAAGGTGCCCGCCGGGACGCTACGGGGGCGGTACAGGCTCACCGGCGAGCGCCTCACCCTCTGCTTCTCGCGTCACTTCGCCGGCCCACGACCGGAGGCGTTTGAAGCGACCGCCGACCAGTACCTCGTCACGCTCGTCCGCGCCCCGGCGGGCTTCAAGGAGCTGCCGAAAGAGGTTAAAGTCACCGTAATCGGAGCGGACGGGAAGCCGGCCGCCGGCGCCAGCGTGTGTCAACAGATGACGCACCGCGACTACGAGGGGCGGAAAGATCCGCTCCGATGGGAATACCACGCGGCCGTGAAGTGCGGGACCGACGGAACAGTTGTGATTCCGCGTGAGAAGATCCATTTCGGTACACTGATCGCCCAGGGCCCGGCGGAAACGATCGGGCTCGCGCCCCTCTCCCCCGCCGTCATCGCAACGGGCGCGTGCCGCATCGAACTCCAACCGCAGGTTCGCGTCTCGGGTTCGCTGACGTGCGACGAACTGACGAAAGCGGGTCAGCCGATCGGCTGGACCGCATGTTACCTCTTGAGCGCCGGTAATGTGGTTGCGTTCCACTCCTCTAATAATGGTCGATTCGAGTTCCTCGTCCCTCCGGGCAGGTACGCCCTGCAACTCTACGGCAGCAGTATGGGCACCCGGTTCGTGGACGTCACGGTTCCCACGAACCGCGGCGAGTACCCCATCGACCCGATCGCACTCCCGGTGCTGGCCTTCGCATTGCTCAAGGGTAAACCGGCTCCGGAACTGGTCGGCGTGGTGGGGTGGAAGGGTGAGAAGGTGTCGTTCGCGGACTTGAAGGGCAAGTACGTCCTCGTGGAGTTCTGGGGCTACTGGTGCGGGCCGTGCGTCGGCTCGATGCCCACGCTCATCGAGCTGCACGAGAAGTACGCCGACAAGGGGCTCGCCATCGTCGGTGTCCACATGGACATCGACGGTGAGGTGGACACCGCTACAAAATTGGATGCCAAACTCGTCGCGACCAGAAAGGAACTCTGGAAAGGCAAGGACATGCCCTTCCCGAGCGCACTGGTTTCCGGAACGCGGATCGGGACCGGCGAGGACAAGCAACCGGGTGGCGCGATCGCCCAGTTCGGCATCCGGGGCTTCCCGACGTGCCTGTTGATCGACCGCGACGGGAAGGTTGTGGGCGAATTCAACAACCGCGACGTCAAATTGGCGTCCGAAGAGATCGAGAAACTGCTCCGGAAGAAGTGA
- a CDS encoding ArnT family glycosyltransferase, with product MVPNLNPVASRLPASISRLPAARVLTDRACKRLAFGSIFASVAFHLAYLAFDCPLDLSPDEAHYWQWSRHLAWSYYSKGPLVAWLIRASCELFGPLSESLVGSPMLAVRVPAVACHGVLLAGWYVLTAATLKSHRAALAVVLIALSFPIVVAGAVLMTIDPPFLACWCWAAVGVWKGLQSEEPTPTPSLKGGESDLRSSDASKGSEDASRAVTPSLKGGGRGVGLGWWGLAGICSALGVLAKYPMVMLPVCVFGNLLFNRREALRKPGFWVFVLGSVVGLIPIVAWNYANDWVSFKHVGTQATGSEGSGIRWFGPFIFAGGQVAFLIGVWFAMWAAAVWSHWRTPDPARAFLWWASVPVWGLFAAASFKASGQLNWPAAAYVTGFVLAVAWARDQLSGPYRTIVARFVGVGVVIGATISIVVHYPALIRPALAAVAGPVSEQDRAPIRKFDPTARLRGWRFLGEQVDIVRDRVRAETGEEPIVAGSGWNIPGVLGAYCKGHPETYSLGSALGDRHSQYDIWRPNPVADAQAFRGRTFVVVGGWPPADADVFERMEPPIVVTHCEDGVPVAVWWIWVGIGYKDFSKLPTASGRW from the coding sequence ATGGTCCCTAACCTGAACCCGGTCGCCTCACGTTTGCCCGCCAGTATCAGTCGCCTCCCGGCCGCGCGTGTCCTCACCGATCGGGCCTGCAAACGGTTGGCGTTCGGTTCGATTTTTGCGTCGGTCGCGTTTCACCTCGCGTACCTCGCGTTCGATTGCCCGCTCGACCTGTCGCCGGACGAGGCCCATTACTGGCAGTGGTCGCGCCACCTGGCGTGGAGCTACTACAGCAAGGGGCCGCTCGTCGCGTGGCTGATCCGGGCGTCGTGCGAGCTGTTCGGCCCGTTGAGCGAGTCACTGGTCGGCTCGCCGATGCTCGCGGTGCGCGTTCCGGCGGTTGCGTGTCACGGGGTGCTGCTCGCGGGGTGGTACGTGCTCACCGCCGCGACGCTCAAGAGCCACCGGGCCGCGCTGGCCGTCGTACTCATCGCACTGAGCTTCCCGATTGTCGTCGCCGGCGCGGTCCTGATGACGATCGACCCGCCGTTCCTGGCGTGCTGGTGCTGGGCCGCCGTCGGCGTTTGGAAGGGGTTGCAGAGCGAAGAACCCACCCCCACCCCCTCCCTGAAGGGAGGGGAGTCGGACCTCCGGAGTTCCGACGCCTCTAAGGGGTCGGAGGACGCTTCCCGCGCCGTCACCCCCTCCCTGAAGGGAGGGGGCCGGGGGGTGGGTCTGGGCTGGTGGGGGCTTGCGGGTATCTGTTCCGCGCTCGGTGTGCTGGCGAAGTACCCGATGGTGATGCTGCCGGTGTGCGTGTTCGGTAACCTCCTGTTCAACCGACGAGAGGCACTCAGGAAGCCGGGGTTCTGGGTGTTCGTGCTCGGCTCGGTGGTCGGGCTGATTCCGATCGTCGCTTGGAATTACGCGAACGATTGGGTGTCGTTCAAGCACGTCGGCACGCAGGCCACGGGAAGTGAGGGGAGCGGCATCCGGTGGTTCGGGCCGTTCATTTTCGCCGGCGGTCAGGTCGCGTTCCTCATCGGTGTCTGGTTCGCGATGTGGGCCGCGGCCGTTTGGAGCCATTGGCGCACGCCGGACCCGGCCCGCGCGTTCTTGTGGTGGGCGTCGGTGCCGGTGTGGGGGCTGTTTGCGGCGGCCAGTTTCAAGGCGTCCGGGCAGTTGAACTGGCCGGCGGCCGCTTACGTCACAGGCTTCGTGCTGGCCGTCGCCTGGGCGCGCGATCAACTGAGCGGCCCGTACCGCACAATTGTCGCGCGGTTTGTGGGTGTCGGCGTCGTGATCGGTGCGACGATTTCGATCGTGGTGCATTACCCGGCTCTGATCCGCCCGGCGCTCGCCGCGGTCGCCGGCCCGGTTTCGGAACAGGACCGGGCGCCGATTCGCAAGTTCGACCCGACAGCCCGCCTCCGGGGCTGGCGCTTCCTGGGTGAGCAAGTGGACATCGTGCGCGACCGGGTGCGTGCCGAAACGGGTGAAGAGCCGATCGTCGCGGGCAGCGGGTGGAACATTCCCGGCGTGCTGGGTGCGTATTGCAAGGGCCACCCCGAGACGTATTCGCTCGGGTCGGCGCTGGGCGATCGGCACAGCCAGTACGACATCTGGCGGCCGAACCCGGTCGCGGACGCGCAAGCGTTCCGCGGGCGCACGTTCGTGGTCGTGGGGGGATGGCCCCCCGCCGACGCCGACGTCTTCGAGCGCATGGAACCGCCGATCGTGGTGACCCATTGCGAGGACGGCGTGCCGGTCGCGGTCTGGTGGATCTGGGTCGGAATCGGCTACAAGGACTTTTCGAAACTGCCGACCGCATCCGGCCGCTGGTGA
- a CDS encoding AAA family ATPase — protein sequence MPPATKAAPATNPEDLSLADLQAEAETIRKRINRFRESLGRFFVNKQEIIDLMCVAGIAQEPLLLIGPPGTAKSDIVVKFKDALGISQEDYFEYMLTRFTEPSEIIGAIDIKELRDGRYIRRKEGKLPTAKLVFLDEIFKSNSAILNILLTIINEKKFYQEGKPEPVPLRIMFAATNEIPEQGELAALKDRFVLKVQSRSVQDEFFTELIDAGLQGEANKGLNQKPWVEGHATLEDFLKANRYLTYLFARKTGDGRGEEENDRSRFFPADVFKSYERLVKTLVREDKIFISDRKLVKLYKLFRVRSWLFSGGAVTKDDLRLLAYLGETLQEIEHLRSKVPEYLGDS from the coding sequence ATGCCGCCCGCCACCAAGGCCGCGCCCGCAACCAACCCGGAAGACCTTTCGCTCGCCGACCTCCAGGCCGAAGCGGAAACGATCCGCAAGCGCATCAACCGGTTCCGCGAGTCGCTCGGCCGGTTTTTCGTCAACAAGCAGGAAATCATCGACCTCATGTGCGTCGCCGGCATCGCCCAGGAACCGCTGCTCCTGATCGGCCCGCCCGGCACCGCGAAGTCGGACATCGTGGTGAAGTTCAAGGACGCGCTCGGGATCTCGCAGGAGGACTACTTCGAGTACATGCTCACCCGGTTCACCGAACCGAGCGAGATCATCGGGGCCATCGACATCAAGGAGCTGCGCGACGGCCGGTACATCCGCCGCAAAGAGGGCAAGCTGCCGACCGCGAAGCTCGTCTTCCTGGACGAGATCTTCAAGTCGAACTCGGCCATCCTGAACATCCTGCTGACCATCATCAACGAGAAGAAGTTTTACCAGGAGGGCAAGCCCGAGCCCGTACCCCTGCGGATCATGTTCGCGGCCACCAACGAGATCCCCGAACAGGGCGAACTGGCGGCGCTCAAGGACCGGTTCGTGCTAAAGGTGCAGAGCCGCAGCGTGCAGGACGAGTTCTTCACGGAGCTGATCGACGCCGGCCTCCAGGGCGAGGCGAACAAGGGCCTGAACCAGAAGCCGTGGGTGGAGGGCCACGCCACCCTCGAGGACTTCCTCAAGGCGAACCGGTACCTGACCTACCTGTTCGCGCGCAAGACGGGCGACGGCCGCGGGGAGGAGGAGAACGACCGGAGCCGGTTCTTCCCGGCCGACGTGTTCAAGTCCTACGAGCGGCTGGTGAAGACGCTGGTGCGCGAGGACAAGATCTTCATCAGCGACCGCAAGCTCGTCAAGCTGTACAAGCTGTTCCGGGTGCGGTCGTGGCTGTTCAGCGGCGGCGCGGTTACCAAGGACGACCTGCGCCTGCTGGCGTACCTGGGCGAAACGCTCCAGGAAATCGAACACCTCCGCAGCAAGGTTCCGGAGTACCTCGGCGACTCGTGA
- a CDS encoding TIGR02996 domain-containing protein, with protein MTRDEHAFMTAILEAPEDDTPRLVFADWLDERGTDDDRARAALIRAQCRLEYQPIGRERRTLEREVKALLKANAGRWAQPLQAAGIGHTYEFRRGFLDGLTISPTVFVRRGRELFELAPTIRSVRFPNAANELRALAASPFLARLVSADLTLMCTCGRCGIDAELRDLFKSKHAKGLRHLNVSRDRIDVDGIRALARSTVLANLTSLDLSGNPMLPEGAAALASSLHLSKLTRLNLSGNNLHVVGVYALAGAKHFRALTKLDLSSNQITADGVKALVAAPFFNQLTTLDLSRNRIGDAGARALAAVRATSKLERIELHGARLGRKANQILKGAFGKRARID; from the coding sequence ATGACTCGCGACGAACACGCCTTCATGACCGCGATCCTCGAAGCGCCCGAGGATGACACCCCGCGGCTCGTGTTCGCGGACTGGCTCGACGAGCGCGGCACCGACGACGACCGCGCCCGCGCCGCGCTCATCCGGGCGCAGTGTCGCCTCGAATACCAGCCGATCGGGCGCGAGCGCCGGACGCTCGAACGTGAGGTCAAAGCTCTCCTCAAAGCCAACGCCGGCCGGTGGGCGCAGCCGCTTCAAGCAGCAGGCATCGGCCACACCTACGAGTTCCGGCGCGGGTTCCTCGACGGCCTGACGATTAGCCCCACCGTGTTCGTCCGGCGCGGTCGGGAACTCTTTGAACTCGCCCCGACGATCCGCTCCGTGCGCTTCCCGAACGCAGCGAACGAACTCCGCGCCCTCGCGGCCAGTCCGTTTCTGGCGCGGCTCGTGTCCGCGGATCTGACGCTCATGTGTACCTGCGGGCGCTGCGGAATAGATGCGGAACTGCGTGACTTGTTCAAATCGAAGCACGCAAAGGGGTTACGCCACCTCAACGTCTCTCGTGATCGAATCGATGTGGACGGGATCCGAGCGCTGGCCCGGTCCACGGTTCTCGCGAACCTGACCTCCCTCGACCTCTCGGGGAACCCGATGCTGCCCGAGGGCGCTGCGGCACTCGCTTCCTCGCTCCATCTAAGCAAACTCACGCGGCTCAATCTCTCGGGCAACAACCTTCATGTCGTGGGGGTGTACGCACTCGCCGGTGCGAAGCACTTCCGGGCACTCACGAAGCTCGATTTGAGTAGCAATCAGATCACCGCCGACGGCGTGAAGGCGCTCGTCGCCGCCCCGTTCTTCAATCAGTTGACGACGCTCGACCTGTCGCGGAACCGCATCGGAGATGCCGGAGCACGCGCACTCGCGGCCGTGCGGGCGACATCAAAGCTGGAACGCATCGAGTTGCACGGCGCCCGGCTCGGCCGAAAGGCGAACCAGATCCTCAAGGGCGCGTTCGGGAAACGCGCCCGCATCGATTAA